From a single Gimesia fumaroli genomic region:
- a CDS encoding YkgJ family cysteine cluster protein → MSDQNSEQAPWYRDGLQFTCTQCGNCCTGDPGVVWVDDSEIEAIAELTGKTKGEILLMHTRLYAGRRSLTEFANGDCTFFDPEKRGCTIYEARPTQCRTWPFWNSNLESKASWDSLAPGCPGAGKGAFVSFEEIQKRAAQTDL, encoded by the coding sequence ATGAGTGATCAGAATTCTGAACAAGCCCCCTGGTATCGAGATGGATTACAATTTACGTGTACGCAATGCGGCAATTGTTGCACAGGAGATCCCGGTGTTGTATGGGTCGATGATTCAGAAATAGAGGCAATTGCAGAACTAACGGGTAAAACAAAGGGAGAAATATTGTTAATGCATACCCGCCTTTACGCAGGGCGGCGTTCATTAACGGAATTTGCGAACGGCGACTGTACGTTCTTCGATCCGGAAAAACGAGGTTGCACTATTTATGAAGCCCGCCCCACTCAGTGCCGAACCTGGCCGTTCTGGAACTCAAACCTTGAGAGTAAAGCAAGTTGGGACTCACTCGCACCAGGCTGTCCGGGTGCAGGTAAAGGCGCGTTTGTCAGCTTTGAAGAAATCCAAAAGCGTGCCGCACAAACAGACTTATAA
- a CDS encoding HU family DNA-binding protein, translating to MTKKEIVKVISEEIGLTQLKTKEIVQKTFDAIVDTLVTDKRIELRNFGVFEVKKRAARKARNPRTGDRVDVEEKYVVTFKPGKEMEKRVRNLEEEAARLKAAASQPQASAPAASQPQQTPPAAPQSPGSAPGTPQVGTYNNGSYPSGTQHTP from the coding sequence GTGACGAAAAAAGAGATAGTCAAAGTAATTTCGGAAGAGATTGGTCTGACGCAACTCAAGACAAAAGAGATCGTGCAAAAAACGTTTGATGCGATTGTTGACACTCTTGTCACCGACAAGCGCATTGAGCTCCGTAACTTTGGCGTATTTGAAGTCAAAAAGCGGGCAGCGCGAAAGGCCAGGAATCCTCGCACAGGTGATCGTGTCGACGTTGAAGAGAAATACGTCGTAACATTTAAACCTGGCAAGGAAATGGAAAAGCGTGTGCGGAATCTGGAAGAAGAAGCAGCAAGACTTAAGGCAGCTGCTTCACAACCACAGGCGAGTGCTCCTGCGGCTTCACAGCCTCAGCAGACACCACCGGCGGCACCACAATCTCCAGGTTCAGCTCCGGGAACCCCACAGGTAGGAACTTATAATAACGGTTCATACCCTTCGGGAACTCAGCATACACCTTAA
- a CDS encoding dihydroorotate dehydrogenase, producing MNAPTQTDLLSVTLNRLTLKNPILVASGTFGYAREMQPFLDFSKLGGIIPKTITTEPRIGNPPPRTIETSAGLLNSIGLDNDGINLFLEKHLNYLSSLETALIVNIAGRSIDEMAVMASRLDAFGDQIAALELNISCPNVSGGVDYGTQPEMTEKMLKQVTESCQLPIIAKLTPNVTSVVDIAQAAAAGGADAVSLINTVQGTAIDWRRRKPILGGVFGGLSGPAIKPVALRVVCQVARAVEIPIIGVGGISNIDDVMEFIVAGASAVQIGTANFYNPGLATQLVGELEQIVLEEKCAHMSELVGSLVYPER from the coding sequence ATGAACGCCCCGACCCAAACGGATCTCTTATCAGTCACCCTGAACCGCCTCACACTAAAGAACCCGATTCTGGTCGCATCGGGAACATTTGGTTACGCGCGTGAAATGCAGCCCTTTCTCGACTTCTCAAAGTTGGGTGGCATTATCCCGAAAACAATCACCACAGAACCACGGATCGGAAACCCTCCGCCACGCACGATCGAAACCAGTGCCGGCCTCCTGAATTCGATTGGACTGGATAATGATGGGATCAATCTGTTTCTGGAAAAGCATCTGAATTATCTATCTTCGCTGGAGACTGCTCTGATCGTCAATATCGCAGGACGCAGCATCGATGAGATGGCAGTGATGGCATCCCGGCTGGATGCGTTTGGAGATCAAATCGCTGCACTGGAGTTGAATATCTCCTGTCCGAATGTCAGCGGTGGTGTTGATTATGGCACTCAACCCGAGATGACAGAAAAGATGCTCAAACAGGTCACTGAAAGCTGCCAGCTACCGATCATTGCCAAACTGACGCCGAATGTCACCAGCGTCGTGGACATTGCCCAAGCGGCTGCTGCAGGCGGAGCTGATGCTGTCTCGCTGATCAATACAGTACAGGGAACCGCTATCGACTGGCGTCGCAGAAAACCCATTCTGGGAGGCGTCTTTGGAGGTCTCAGCGGCCCTGCCATTAAACCGGTCGCCTTGCGAGTGGTCTGCCAGGTAGCACGTGCTGTTGAAATTCCGATTATCGGTGTCGGCGGTATTTCCAATATCGACGACGTAATGGAATTCATTGTCGCAGGTGCTTCTGCTGTTCAAATCGGGACTGCGAACTTTTACAATCCCGGTCTGGCAACCCAGCTTGTCGGAGAATTGGAGCAGATTGTTCTCGAAGAAAAATGTGCCCATATGAGTGAACTTGTGGGCTCTCTTGTGTATCCAGAAAGATAG
- the trpS gene encoding tryptophan--tRNA ligase produces the protein MRVLSGIQPTGRFHWGNYFGAIKQYIDLQDNEQAFYFIADLHALTTIRDAKRLRQNSQEAAIDLLALGLDPKRATLFRQSDVPEVTSLTWILMTITQMSLLEKCHAYKDKKAKGIAADAGLFTYPVLMAADILLYDSDLVPVGQDQIQHVEVTRDLAQRFNTLFGETLTLPESRVLDTSAKVPGIDGEKMSKSYKNVIEIFETPKKQRKKVMSIKTDSATLEDPKDPDNCAVFALYKLFADETQQAELAKRYRAGGMGYGDAKQSVHDAALEYFGEARERREQLAADTDTLNDILAEGARQAREKGKEVLDRVQAACGLGSTYISK, from the coding sequence ATGCGAGTGTTATCGGGGATCCAGCCAACGGGCCGTTTTCATTGGGGCAATTATTTCGGGGCGATCAAGCAGTACATCGACCTGCAGGATAATGAGCAGGCATTCTACTTCATCGCTGATTTACACGCACTGACGACAATCCGCGATGCAAAGCGACTGAGACAGAATTCCCAAGAGGCTGCCATCGATCTGCTGGCGCTGGGTCTGGACCCCAAGCGGGCAACACTCTTCCGCCAGTCAGACGTTCCTGAGGTCACCAGTCTCACCTGGATTCTGATGACGATTACACAAATGAGTCTGCTGGAAAAATGCCATGCCTACAAGGATAAGAAGGCAAAAGGGATCGCCGCGGATGCAGGGCTGTTTACTTATCCGGTTTTGATGGCAGCCGACATTCTGCTGTATGACAGTGACCTGGTTCCTGTCGGACAGGATCAGATTCAACACGTCGAAGTCACTCGGGATCTGGCACAACGCTTTAATACTCTCTTTGGTGAAACACTAACACTGCCGGAATCTCGTGTCCTGGATACGTCGGCCAAAGTACCGGGTATCGATGGCGAGAAAATGTCCAAAAGCTATAAAAATGTGATTGAGATTTTTGAGACTCCGAAAAAACAACGTAAAAAAGTGATGTCGATTAAAACCGATTCGGCAACGCTGGAAGATCCGAAGGACCCGGACAACTGCGCTGTGTTTGCCTTATATAAGCTGTTTGCCGACGAAACTCAGCAGGCAGAGCTGGCAAAACGCTATCGAGCGGGTGGCATGGGCTACGGAGATGCCAAACAGTCGGTACATGATGCGGCCCTTGAATACTTCGGAGAAGCCCGCGAACGCCGGGAACAACTGGCAGCCGATACGGATACTCTTAACGATATTCTGGCTGAGGGAGCCCGACAAGCCAGGGAAAAAGGCAAGGAAGTTTTAGACCGGGTTCAAGCAGCCTGCGGCCTGGGATCAACTTATATATCAAAATGA